CCCAGTGTCCCTGCCCAAATGCCTTGCTGTGGCCCCCGACACTCAGGGATCTGCATCTAGGTCACTGAACACTGACCTCTACTGACCTCTGTTGACCCTCCGTCTCCTCATGACCCATTTTACTGACTCTAACCCCAATCAGTGACCTCTGCTGATGTCTCCTACCTTTTACTGACCTCCAGGTGTCCTTCACTCAGCCATCACCCTGCTTATTAAACACCCCTCTGCTCCCGACTCCCAGCTCCTTGACactcccaccctgccccagggCCCACAGGTCTATGCAGTACCTTTGTGTGCTGGTGCCAGCAGCCCTGGCTCCAAGGCCCTGCTGGGAGGGGTGGTGGGACAGATTTCAGGACCCTCTTCATCACAGCCTACACCCCTGTGTGCAATGACCTAACTGGCCTCCACTTCCCCAGCCTCCCCCCAGTCTCCCACCCCTACTGGCCCCCACCCAGCCACCCTGGGCTTTGGGCAATTCCTTCTTGAACCCAACCTCCACTTCCCACCTTTCCAGGTCTCCTACCTGCCCCGGATGTGCCTCCCCTACCCATCCCtgtccccagcccagcccagctcagatGAGGAGGAGGGCGAGCGGCAGAGCCCCCCACTGGAGGTGTCTGATGGCGAGGCAGACGGCCTGGAGCCTGGGCCTGGGCTCCTCCATGGGGAAACAGGTGGGGCTCTTAGCTGGACCACTGACCCAGCAGCTATGCCCACAGCTGTGTGCACACGTGCATGTTGGCCAGTGTGTGTTTGTAGGGCTGCGATCATCTCAGTGTGTGCACCTGTCTATAAGCAAGTGTGTGCTGTGAGTGCAGTAGGCATCTCTGAAAAGTGTGTGTCTGTATCTCTGTGCCGTGTCTCTGTGTGAGTGGGTGTGATCATGTGAGCAGGTATGGGTGTgaatagatgtgtgtgtgtgagtgggtgtGTGCGTGTGAGCAGGTACAGGTGTGGAGGTGTGAGCATATGAACAGGTATGGATTTGAGCAGGTGAGTGGGTATGAgaggtgtgtgcatgtgaatgtgCAAGTCAGCATGTGTGTCTGAATAGTGCGTACGTGTGAACAGGTGTGGGTGGgagtgggtgtgtgcatgtgaaggtataggaggaggggctgggaaggTGTAGTGAGGTGTGAGCATATGAgctggtgtgcgtgtgtgtacgtGTGAGGTGTGTGGGCGTGAGTGGGTGTGGGTGTGAGCAGTGTCAGCTCTTCCCAGACACACCCCCTTCCTCGGGGTCCCCCAGGAGTCGGGGTGTCCCGTGGCCGCCGCCCACCCCACCTGGCCCCTCACCCCACAGGCAGCAAGAAGAAGATCCGCCTGTACCAGTTTCTGCTGGACCTGCTGCGCAACGGCGACATGAAGGACAGCATCTGGTGGGTGGACAAAGACAAGGGCACCTTCCAGTTCTCGTCCAAGCACAAGGAGGCGCTGGCGCACCGCTGGGGCATCCAGAAGGGGAACCGCAAGAAAATGACCTACCAGAAGATGGCGCGCGCGCTGCGCAACTACGGCAAGACGGGCGAGGtgaagaaggtgaagaagaagCTCACCTACCAGTTCAGCGGCGAGGTGCTGGGCCGCGGGGCCCTGGCCGAGCGCCGCCACCTGCCCCACTGAGCCCGCGCGCAGCACCCGCGGGGCCGCCGGCCCTCCGGCCCTCCGGCT
This is a stretch of genomic DNA from Nycticebus coucang isolate mNycCou1 chromosome 14, mNycCou1.pri, whole genome shotgun sequence. It encodes these proteins:
- the SPI1 gene encoding transcription factor PU.1 isoform X2; the protein is MLQACKMEGFPLVPPPSEDLAPYDTDLYQRQTHEYYPYLSSDGESHSDHYWDFPPHHVHSDFETFPENHFTELQSVQPPQLQQLYRHMEMEQMHVLDTPMAPPHASLGHQVSYLPRMCLPYPSLSPAQPSSDEEEGERQSPPLEVSDGEADGLEPGPGLLHGETGSKKKIRLYQFLLDLLRNGDMKDSIWWVDKDKGTFQFSSKHKEALAHRWGIQKGNRKKMTYQKMARALRNYGKTGEVKKVKKKLTYQFSGEVLGRGALAERRHLPH
- the SPI1 gene encoding transcription factor PU.1 isoform X1, whose amino-acid sequence is MLQACKMEGFPLVPPQPSEDLAPYDTDLYQRQTHEYYPYLSSDGESHSDHYWDFPPHHVHSDFETFPENHFTELQSVQPPQLQQLYRHMEMEQMHVLDTPMAPPHASLGHQVSYLPRMCLPYPSLSPAQPSSDEEEGERQSPPLEVSDGEADGLEPGPGLLHGETGSKKKIRLYQFLLDLLRNGDMKDSIWWVDKDKGTFQFSSKHKEALAHRWGIQKGNRKKMTYQKMARALRNYGKTGEVKKVKKKLTYQFSGEVLGRGALAERRHLPH
- the SPI1 gene encoding transcription factor PU.1 isoform X3 yields the protein MCAVQPSEDLAPYDTDLYQRQTHEYYPYLSSDGESHSDHYWDFPPHHVHSDFETFPENHFTELQSVQPPQLQQLYRHMEMEQMHVLDTPMAPPHASLGHQVSYLPRMCLPYPSLSPAQPSSDEEEGERQSPPLEVSDGEADGLEPGPGLLHGETGSKKKIRLYQFLLDLLRNGDMKDSIWWVDKDKGTFQFSSKHKEALAHRWGIQKGNRKKMTYQKMARALRNYGKTGEVKKVKKKLTYQFSGEVLGRGALAERRHLPH